Proteins encoded by one window of Amaranthus tricolor cultivar Red isolate AtriRed21 chromosome 4, ASM2621246v1, whole genome shotgun sequence:
- the LOC130810242 gene encoding protein FAR1-RELATED SEQUENCE 11-like: MALLFCTSLAPNFSSAASSSTSLYKLSLKQHNTIPKIYHIHLLHCQSIFLSTTCGRGINRTRLPEITIKAKTMPMLDFDLNDTLVVENDCEPFIGQTFESQEEAYAYYNNYAKRHGYVARKDRSDTNKHGKTIRRDFYCHRGGKKPLKVVDLSKSQRHKQSSKCECKAHMRITLKKRFDIFPEEWHVIKFVKEHNHELLSSEEMRFLPANRSISQQDEKQILLYKEAGLSVRQIIRVMELEKEIKHGELSFIERDVRNLFAKVKKVVGDDDVKSLLEYMKLAKQENNLFQYAYTMDNERRLEHLFWCQSQSFALYQRYGDVVVFDTTYKVNSYDMPCGIFVGVDNHGKTILFGCALLRNEKTSTFRWLMKTFVTIMKNTPKTIITDQDPWMSEAIATELPSTKHSYCIWHITSKFSCWFSALLRTAYPDWCVAFYEAYKTTIPEEFEHKWNTMIHKYNLEENKHIQGLQNVKGFWAPAYLRDHFFGGMITTGRSEMINAFIKKFVSSNFSLKDFVKQVDIAIQEIDQRRVHNNMTATLRPISVKSKSPLEEQAFKVFTPYAFTKFQEEFFRAGQYSIIPAEGKMFTVTYFEGVTPRNHRVFWDGVSASCSCKNFEFWGILCRHILRVFSHTDCFKIPSLYLPLRWHHKTLSSLIVGEDVLHSTSDVQTTHNIMMENEVDNMDHALTDENTVHLPPKSKSKGRPKKRREKGGKELGKKTKCCSICKQAGHTKPTCPYKENISSLNGKKDSVSSSQKRLKKTHDALEINPIFTLKY, from the exons ATGGCGCTACTCTTCTGTACTTCTTTGGCGCCTAATTTTTCCTCTGCTGCTTCATCCTCTACATCCCTTTATAAACTATCTCTGAAACAACATAATACAATTcctaaaatttatcatattcaTCTTCTACATTGTCAAAGTATATTTTTATCTACAACTTGTGGAAGGGGTATCAATAGAACAAGACTTCCTGAAATTACTATCAAAGCTAag ACAATGCCGATGCTAGATTTTGACTTAAATGATACTCTTGTTGTGGAGAATGACTGTGAACCTTTTATTGGTCAAACTTTTGAGAGTCAAGAAGAGGCTTATGCATACTATAACAACTATGCAAAACGCCATGGATATGTGGCTCGCAAAGATCGATCGGACACTAATAAACATGGAAAGACGATTAGACGAGACTTTTACTGCCATCGTGGGGGGAAAAAGCCTTTGAAAGTTGTTGACTTATCCAAATCTCAAAGGCATAAACAATCTTCAAAATGTGAATGCAAGGCACATATGCGTATAACGTTGAAAAAGCGTTTCGATATATTCCCGGAAGAATGGCATGTCATAAAGTTTGTTAAAGAGCATAATCATGAATTATTGTCTTCTGAAGAAATGAGATTTTTGCCGGCTAATCGTTCTATTAGTCAACAGGATGAGAAGCAAATTTTATTGTATAAAGAAGCTGGACTTTCAGTTAGACAAATAATTCGAGTCATGGAGCTTGAAAAGGAAATCAAACATGGGGAGTTGTCATTCATTGAAAGAGATGTTCGTAATTTGTTTGCTAAAGTTAAGAAAGTGGTTGGTGATGATGATGTTAAGAGCCTATTAGAGTATATGAAATTGGCAAAGCAGGAAAATAATTTGTTTCAATATGCATACACCATGGATAATGAAAGGAGACTTGAACATCTATTTTGGTGTCAATCTCAAAGTTTTGCATTGTACCAAAGATATGGTGATGTAGTTGTCTTCGATACGACTTACAAAGTGAATTCATATGACATGCCTTGTGGAATTTTTGTTGGCGTCGATAACCATGGAAAGACTATTTTATTTGGTTGTGCTCTCCTTCGTAATGAAAAAACATCTACGTTTAGGTGGTTGATGAAG ACTTTTGTCACTATAATGAAAAATACTCCAAAGACCATCATAACTGATCAGGATCCTTGGATGTCAGAAGCAATTGCAACAGAATTGCCAAGTACGAAACATAGCTACTGTATTTGGCATATAACTTCAAAATTCAGTTGCTGGTTTTCAGCACTTCTCCGCACAGCCTATCCAGATTGGTGTGTGGCATTTTATGAGGCATATAAGACAACTATACCCGAAGAGTTTGAACATAAGTGGAATACAATGATCCATAAGTATAATCTAGAAGAGAATAAACACATTCAAGGTTTGCAAAATGTTAAAGGATTTTGGGCACCCGCGTATCTTCGTGATCATTTTTTTGGTGGGATGATAACTACAGGAAGATCAGAGATGATAAATGCTTTCATCAAGAAGTTTGTTTCTTCTAATTTTAGTCTGAAAGATTTTGTGAAACAG GTTGACATCGCTATTCAAGAAATCGATCAAAGACGAGTACATAATAACATGACTGCCACTCTCAGACCAATTTCTGTTAAATCAAAGTCTCCATTGGAAGAACAAGCTTTTAAAGTTTTTACACCATATGCTTTTACAAAGTTTCAAGAAGAATTTTTCAGAGCAGGTCAGTATTCAATAATACCTGCTGAAGGTAAAATGTTTACTGTGACATATTTTGAAGGGGTGACTCCGAGAAATCATAGGGTCTTTTGGGATGGAGTATCGGCATCATGTAGTTGTAAAAATTTTGAGTTTTGGGGTATACTTTGTCGTCATATACTTCGAGTTTTCTCACATACAGATTGCTTTAAGATCCCATCATTGTATTTACCCCTACGTTGGCATCATAAGACGTTGTCGAGTTTAATTGTTGGAGAAGATGTTTTGCATTCTACTAGTGATGTTCAAACTACAC ATAACATTATGATGGAAAATGAAGTTGACAACATGGATCATGCATTAACCGATGAAAATACAGTGCATTTACCTCCTAAATCCAAGAGTAAAGGACGTCCAAAGAAGCGACGTGAGAAGGGTGGAAAAGAATTGGGGAAGAAAACTAAATGTTGTTCTATATGCAAACAGGCAGGTCATACTAAGCCTACTTGTCCTTATAAGGAAAATATTTCAAGCTTGAATGGAAAAAAAGATAGTGTTTCATCTTCACAAAAGAGACTTAAAAAAACACATGATGCGTTAGAAATAAATCCTATATTTACTTTGAAGTATTAG
- the LOC130809664 gene encoding uncharacterized protein LOC130809664 isoform X1, whose product MATTISALKLPTVPPRARSKLYNLPTQIQTKLNHNSQITHQKIKDEQQLVQTLNSYTLPLSTVALPFILDTQDALAVQGQFGLLEGRTAALVHPLVMGGLFLYTLYAGYLGWQWRRIRTIQNEINELKKQVKPVAVASDGSPADKPAPPSPIETKIQQLSEERKELLKGNFRDKHFNAGSILLGFGVFEAVGGGFNTWFRTGKLFPGPHLFAGAAITVLWAAAAALVPAMQKGNETARSLHIALNAVNVILFVWQIPTGIEIVFKVFEFTNWP is encoded by the exons ATGGCTACCACAATTTCTGCTCTTAAACTTCCCACAGTACCTCCCCGTGCTCGATCAAAACTTTATAATCTTCCCACTCAAATTCAAACTAAATTAAACCATAATAGTCAAATTACCCATCAAAAAATCAAAGATGAACAACAACTCGTTCAAACTTTAAATTCTTACACCCTTCCTCTTTCTACTGTTGCATTGCCCTTCATTTTAGATACCCAG GATGCATTGGCAGTTCAAGGTCAATTTGGGTTGTTGGAAGGTAGAACAGCAGCATTAGTACACCCATTAGTAATGGGTGGTCTTTTCTTGTATACATTATATGCTGGTTATCTTGGGTGGCAATGGAGAAGAATTAGGACTATTCAAAATGAGATTAATGAACTTAAGAAGCAAGTTAAGCCTGTTGCTGTTGCATCTGATGGTTCTCCTGCTGATAAACCTGCTCCTCCTTCTCCTATTGAGACCAAAATTCAGCAACTTAGTGAG GAGAGGAAAGAATTACTGAAAGGAAACTTCAGGGACAAACACTTCAATGCTGGTTCAATTTTGCTGGGATTTGGTGTTTTTGAGGCTGTTGGTGGAGGATTCAACACATGGTTTAGAACAGGGAAGCTGTTTCCAGGACCCCATTTATTTGCCGGAGCAG CTATTACAGTGCTATGGGCAGCGGCTGCAGCTCTTGTACCCGCTATGCAGAAAGGCAATGAAACAGCTAGAAGTCTTCACATTGCTCTGAACGCTGTAAATGTTATTCTGTTCGTGTGGCAGATCCCCACCGGAATTGAGATCGTGTTCAAAGTGTTTGAATTCACTAATTGGCCTTGA
- the LOC130809664 gene encoding uncharacterized protein LOC130809664 isoform X2 — protein MATTISALKLPTVPPRARSKLYNLPTQIQTKLNHNSQITHQKIKDEQQLVQTLNSYTLPLSTVALPFILDTQDALAVQGQFGLLEGRTAALVHPLVMGGLFLYTLYAGYLGWQWRRIRTIQNEINELKKQVKPVAVASDGSPADKPAPPSPIETKIQQLSEERKELLKGNFRDKHFNAGSILLGFGVFEAVGGGFNTWFRTGKLFPGPHLFAGAGVTTLLNANISSVFLLQCYGQRLQLLYPLCRKAMKQLEVFTLL, from the exons ATGGCTACCACAATTTCTGCTCTTAAACTTCCCACAGTACCTCCCCGTGCTCGATCAAAACTTTATAATCTTCCCACTCAAATTCAAACTAAATTAAACCATAATAGTCAAATTACCCATCAAAAAATCAAAGATGAACAACAACTCGTTCAAACTTTAAATTCTTACACCCTTCCTCTTTCTACTGTTGCATTGCCCTTCATTTTAGATACCCAG GATGCATTGGCAGTTCAAGGTCAATTTGGGTTGTTGGAAGGTAGAACAGCAGCATTAGTACACCCATTAGTAATGGGTGGTCTTTTCTTGTATACATTATATGCTGGTTATCTTGGGTGGCAATGGAGAAGAATTAGGACTATTCAAAATGAGATTAATGAACTTAAGAAGCAAGTTAAGCCTGTTGCTGTTGCATCTGATGGTTCTCCTGCTGATAAACCTGCTCCTCCTTCTCCTATTGAGACCAAAATTCAGCAACTTAGTGAG GAGAGGAAAGAATTACTGAAAGGAAACTTCAGGGACAAACACTTCAATGCTGGTTCAATTTTGCTGGGATTTGGTGTTTTTGAGGCTGTTGGTGGAGGATTCAACACATGGTTTAGAACAGGGAAGCTGTTTCCAGGACCCCATTTATTTGCCGGAGCAGGTGTGACTACTCTGCTAAATGCAAATATTTCCTCTGTTTTT CTATTACAGTGCTATGGGCAGCGGCTGCAGCTCTTGTACCCGCTATGCAGAAAGGCAATGAAACAGCTAGAAGTCTTCACATTGCTCTGA
- the LOC130809665 gene encoding uncharacterized protein LOC130809665 codes for MSNQPQSRPWFRLATLARANQQQAPAPAPAPAPRPQTQAPAPPLPRPVMRPTFRPSTASQPPSAQEPAPGPTAPVPRAPVPTTAPVRPPSVTFAAPTRPSAAAPAAPIRLPSATPAAPPITTTLAPRIPTSAPPTAAAPSIPSPEINRIPSPASVASLVSQKSSPKTSPLPSPPRTSMASPPGSASLPSPPKPKTPPSPSTPPKVSSPSTKQVISPTMRAISPTISSYHEVSSPTMKQVTPPAARAISPPKSSSPAIATSPPKPFNAYPATARVPTPAASPRATKPLLDLETPPQSPKLRSSLAPPSPFFLPPSQLKSEGESQAKIPLETEKKTVLVQQIVGKPKPSISSHGGGSQKPKPRDWDLYKKSSDSEDGSVSIINISGDNKGAVMELGYSPRRLGSAMNSPNKINNDDNQSPSHDERSKVQGRVLNTTAKPSVPMHAYMNSNVQSINGSIFFNSTCSHHDPGVHFSVTRKHSNGLQLKEHSKGKNSLKEKAQWLSN; via the coding sequence ATGTCAAACCAACCCCAGTCTCGCCCATGGTTTCGTTTAGCCACTTTAGCTCGGGCTAATCAACAGCAGGCTCCTGCTCCTGCTCCTGCTCCTGCACCACGGCCTCAAACCCAAGCCCCTGCTCCTCCACTGCCTCGACCTGTTATGCGACCTACATTTAGACCGTCCACTGCTTCTCAGCCTCCTTCGGCTCAAGAACCTGCTCCTGGTCCCACGGCTCCTGTCCCTCGAGCTCCTGTTCCAACCACTGCTCCGGTTCGTCCCCCATCTGTTACCTTTGCTGCCCCTACTCGTCCTTCCGCTGCTGCGCCTGCTGCTCCTATTCGTCTTCCTTCTGCTACACCTGCTGCTCCTCCGATCACCACCACTTTAGCACCAAGAATTCCTACGTCTGCACCCCCTACTGCTGCAGCTCCTTCTATACCTTCTCCGGAAATCAACCGAATTCCTTCCCCAGCATCAGTTGCATCTCTCGTTTCTCAAAAATCTTCTCCCAAAACTTCTCCATTACCCTCGCCTCCTAGAACTTCAATGGCCTCGCCTCCAGGTTCAGCTTCACTACCCTCACCTCCAAAACCTAAAACACCACCGTCTCCTTCTACGCCTCCCAAAGTTTCTTCTCCCTCTACGAAACAAGTAATATCTCCCACAATGCGTGCCATTTCTCCTACAATATCTTCCTACCATGAAGTCTCATCTCCCACCATGAAACAAGTAACACCTCCCGCAGCACGTGCTATTTCTCCTCCGAAATCTTCCTCCCCTGCAATTGCCACTTCTCCGCCAAAACCTTTCAATGCTTATCCTGCAACTGCTCGTGTGCCTACTCCAGCTGCATCTCCAAGAGCTACGAAGCCTCTTCTAGATCTCGAGACTCCTCCACAGTCACCGAAACTAAGATCTTCTCTTGCTCCCCCTTCTCCGTTTTTCCTCCCACCTTCACAACTGAAGTCCGAGGGAGAGAGTCAAGCAAAAATTCCCCTAGAAACCGAAAAGAAAACCGTGCTTGTACAGCAAATTGTAGGGAAACCGAAACCATCTATTAGCTCGCACGGTGGTGGTTCTCAGAAACCAAAACCGAGGGATTGGGACTTGTACAAAAAGTCCTCAGATTCTGAAGACGGCAGTGTGAGCATTATAAATATATCCGGTGATAACAAAGGCGCTGTTATGGAACTCGGGTATTCACCCAGAAGACTCGGTTCTGCAATGAATAGTCCAAACAAGATCAACAATGACGATAATCAATCACCAAGTCATGACGAAAGGTCAAAAGTGCAAGGTCGTGTTCTCAACACAACCGCAAAACCATCTGTACCGATGCATGCTTATATGAATAGCAACGTACAAAGTATCAATGGCTCGATTTTCTTCAACAGTACGTGCTCGCACCATGATCCGGGCGTGCATTTCTCTGTCACGAGGAAACATAGTAATGGCTTACAGCTAAAGGAACACTCAAAAGGAAAGAACTCCCTAAAAGAAAAGGCACAATGGTTATCCAATTAA